The following DNA comes from Chitinophaga nivalis.
ACATCATTCAGCAAAAAATTGAACGGGTTAAAGAATTGCTGGTATATAAGGAGTTGAGTTTAAGTGAAATCAGTTATCAGCTAGGATATAGCAGTGTGGCCCATTTATCCGGGCAGTTTAAAAAGGTAACCGGCCTTACGCCCAGTCAGTTTAAACAACTGCAGGACCCGGCCCGCATACCGTTGGATAAATTATAAGATATACAGAGATCATTATAAGTTGTTGTTTTAGTTTTAGTTTAAAAAGAGGTTACAGGATATCGTAGCCTCTTTTTTAAAAAACCTGGAGAATGAAAAAAGGAATCATAGCCGTGCTGAAATTTTTACAATCTTTGTTTGTAAAAAAAAGTTGCTGTAAGTAAAGCGTATTATATATTTCCGTTAGCGGATAAGCAGGGGAACTCAGATGCTGTATGTATGGCGACTGTGTTCCCCTGTCACTTTCCGGCGGGAAAATTTTCCAGCACAGTATTTGCAAAGGGCTGGATTCACTTTAGTGATTAACTACCAATGAAAAGAGTTTTTAGTATTAGTTTGTTATGTGGAACAGGAGTTTGCTTGTTGTTAGCCTGTGGAAATAAAAAGAAGCATAACGCCCCCAAACAAAAACAGATTGTCGCCAACGTCAGACAGCTGGATGAAGTGGTTACCGAAAATATCACCGAACGGCTCTCTATCCTGGAAGATAATGAAGGCTGGATGGAAGACAGCACGAAAGCCTTCAGCACAAAGGCTATCCAGGATTTTTATCAACAAAACAAAGCTGCTGCACAGTGGTCAAAAAACGGCGCCTTTAATCCGGCCGTAGATTCTATGCTGTACCTGGTGCAGCATGCTGATGAGCTGGGATTATTACCGGCACATTATCATGAACCTGCCTTAACGGCTGCCTTACAGCAACTGGATACAGATGCCACGGCGAAAAAAGATGCAGCCCTGTGGGCAAAGGCAGATGTAATGTTGACAGACGCCTTCATGAAAATGGCATCAGACCTGCATTTTGGCACAGGCCCACGGGATAGTATTACCTTCAGACAGGATTCCGTTTTTACCGAAGACGTACTGCAAAGCAAGTTGCAACAAGCCTTACAAGATAAGAATGTGGCGGGTGTATTGCATGAACTGGAGCCGGTACATGCCGGTTATCAGGCCCTGAAAGAAGGTATCTTAACCTTTAAAGCCAAATATGCCGAATCCCATTGGGATACGTTGCCGCTAAACTACACGGATACACTGGCTTTCCGGGAACTGCTCGTAAACAGATTGGTGCAGACAGGTCACCTGGATACCTCCGGTGGCCCTATCACGGACACGACTACACTGAAAACAGGTATCAAAGCCTTCCAGCGGGAATTTAACATTTATCCGGATGGAGTAGCGGGCCGCAGAACCGTGATCGCTATGAACCGGTCTATGGGGGACTGGCTGAAACAGGTGGCGGTAAATATGGACCGGTGGCGGAAGCTGCCCGATACCTTGCCACAGCAGTATATCATGGTAAACGTACCCGGGTATACCCTGCGGGTGGTCGACAGTGGGGAAGTACGGCTGGAGTCGCGTGTGATTGTAGGTACGCCGCGCAACCGTACGCCGGTGCTCAACTCCTACATGACCAACTTCATGATGTTCCCTTACTGGCGGGTGCCTTACAGCATTGTATTCAAAGAAATGCTGCCGGCTATTCAGCGGAATGTAGGTTACCTGGCATCCAAAAATCTGGAAGTAATTGACCGTAATGGCAACACCGTAGATCCGCTGACGATAGACTGGCAGAAGCTGAGTAAAAACCATTTCCCGTATGTATTGCGGCAAATGGATGGTATTGATAACTCACTGGGCATTATGAAATTTAATTTCCGGAATAAATACAGTGTGTACCTGCATGATACCAATAACCGCGGATTGTTTAAAAACTCCATGCGGGCGATGAGTCATGGTTGTGTGCGGGTGCAGCAATGGGACAGCCTGGCGCAATACCTGGTACGGACAGATACGGTAAGACATCTGAGTGATAGCCTGCCGGTATGGGTGGAGCGGGAAGAAAAAAGACAGGTGGACCTGCCACGCCGGATACCGTTGTACCTGCGGTATTTTACAGCAGAAGGTCAGCAGGGCAAGCTGGTGTTTTATGATGATATTTACGGAGAAGATAAAGTACTGGCCAGAAAGATGGGACGGTAATCCTGTTTCGTAATAAAGAGAAAGCCGGAAGAGTAGGGTGTTATACCATTCCTCTTCCGGCTTTTATATTTTATGCAGTGTGACTTAGTGCTGCAATTTTGCTTTTAAAGCGTTGTCCAGTTCCTGCAGGAACTCTTCAGTGTACAGGTAGTGTTTACCGTGTTCCACTTTATTACCGTGGATACAAACAGCCAGGTCTTTTGTCATTTTGCCGCTTTCAACGGTTTCGATACAAACCTGTTCCAGTGCCTGACAGAAGTTGATCAGTTCCTGGTTGTTATCCAGTTTACCACGGAATTCCAGACCGCGGGTCCATGCGAAGATGGAAGCGATAGGGTTGGTGGAAGTTGGTTTACCAGCCTGGTGGTCGCGGTAGTGGCGGGTAACGGTACCGTGTGCCGCTTCTGCTTCCATGGTTTTACCATCCGGAGTGATCAGGGTGGAAGTCATGAGACCGAGGGAACCAAAGCCTTGTGCTACGGTGTCGGACTGTACGTCGCCATCGTAGTTTTTGCAGGCCCATACGAAGTTACCATTCCATTTCAGGGCGCTCGCCACCATGTCATCGATGAGGCGGTGCTCGTAGGTTAAGCCGTTTTTATCAAATTCAGCTTTGAACTCCTGTTGATATACTTCTTCGAAGATATCCTTGAAGCGGCCATCGTATTTTTTCAGGATGGTATTTTTGGTGCTCAGGTAGAGCGGCCATTTTTTCATCAGTGCCTGGTTGAAACATGCACGGGCAAATCCTTTGATAGATTCGTCGGTGTTGTACATCGCCAGGGCAACGCCATCTCCTTTGAAGTTGTACACTTCATGTTCGATCACTTCGCCGTTTTCGCCTTCAAATTTGATGGTCAGTTTACCTTTTCCTTTGGTAATAAAGTCAGTAGCACGGTATTGGTCACCAAAAGCATGACGGCCGATGCAGATCGGAGCTGTCCAGTTAGGCACCAGGCGTGGTACGTTTTTCATCACAATGGGCTCACGGAAAACAGTACCATCCAGGATGTTACGGATAGTGCCGTTTGGTGATTTCCACATTTGTTTCAGCTTGAATTCTTCTACGCGGGCTTCATCAG
Coding sequences within:
- a CDS encoding L,D-transpeptidase family protein, coding for MKRVFSISLLCGTGVCLLLACGNKKKHNAPKQKQIVANVRQLDEVVTENITERLSILEDNEGWMEDSTKAFSTKAIQDFYQQNKAAAQWSKNGAFNPAVDSMLYLVQHADELGLLPAHYHEPALTAALQQLDTDATAKKDAALWAKADVMLTDAFMKMASDLHFGTGPRDSITFRQDSVFTEDVLQSKLQQALQDKNVAGVLHELEPVHAGYQALKEGILTFKAKYAESHWDTLPLNYTDTLAFRELLVNRLVQTGHLDTSGGPITDTTTLKTGIKAFQREFNIYPDGVAGRRTVIAMNRSMGDWLKQVAVNMDRWRKLPDTLPQQYIMVNVPGYTLRVVDSGEVRLESRVIVGTPRNRTPVLNSYMTNFMMFPYWRVPYSIVFKEMLPAIQRNVGYLASKNLEVIDRNGNTVDPLTIDWQKLSKNHFPYVLRQMDGIDNSLGIMKFNFRNKYSVYLHDTNNRGLFKNSMRAMSHGCVRVQQWDSLAQYLVRTDTVRHLSDSLPVWVEREEKRQVDLPRRIPLYLRYFTAEGQQGKLVFYDDIYGEDKVLARKMGR
- a CDS encoding NADP-dependent isocitrate dehydrogenase; this encodes MAGKIKVANPVVELDGDEMTRIIWKFIKDKLILPYLDVEIKYYDLGMEHRDATNDQVTIDAANAIREVGVGIKCATITPDEARVEEFKLKQMWKSPNGTIRNILDGTVFREPIVMKNVPRLVPNWTAPICIGRHAFGDQYRATDFITKGKGKLTIKFEGENGEVIEHEVYNFKGDGVALAMYNTDESIKGFARACFNQALMKKWPLYLSTKNTILKKYDGRFKDIFEEVYQQEFKAEFDKNGLTYEHRLIDDMVASALKWNGNFVWACKNYDGDVQSDTVAQGFGSLGLMTSTLITPDGKTMEAEAAHGTVTRHYRDHQAGKPTSTNPIASIFAWTRGLEFRGKLDNNQELINFCQALEQVCIETVESGKMTKDLAVCIHGNKVEHGKHYLYTEEFLQELDNALKAKLQH